CACTGCTGAAATCACTGACAATAATTGGAATCATGCTGGGATTGATGTTAGGGATTGTTGGAACATCTGTTCCTTGGTTGTTCCCCAAAATCTTCACACCTGATCAGAACGTCATCCAGGAGGTTGGTTCTTGTATTTAGTATATTCAAAATACAGTTTCTCCATAATTGCCATAATCAAACGAACCATGAGCACGAGAAGAAGAATGAGTATTGAGTAGTATCAATTATTTCTTGCAAATATGTGCTGCCTTGGAAGGATTGTCAAATTTTTTTCTTGCATTGCAGCCTTAACATCTAATCCTCTCAACTCAGTTCCACCTCAATTGGGATCCAGCTATACGGACATTTTTTTTCCATTATTTTACTTGGTTTAGCCTACCTGTACATCAAGGTCTTGTCTATATTTAATGTTGTTAATTCCAATATAAAATTTGGCTTTATTTATTCAGTCATTTTGAAGACCTTTAAAGGTTTTTAGTCTGCTGCTGCTTTAACGTTTCTAATAACTGAAAGATCAAAGATGAGTCAAATCAATGTTAGCCATTTCTCTGGGATAACCAGGCATATCTGTGTTGGTAGCTTAACATGCAAGTTTCAGTTATAATTCAGATTGCAAATCCCCTGTAAATCATGAGTTAAATCAAGACAGAGGAAATGAATATAGTAAATCGCAAATATTCTATTGATGATATAAATTTTTATGTTTATGCGTAAACAGTGATCTGAATTTCGAGAATCTGATAATTCTGTGTACTGCTATGTCTATGCAGATGCACAAAGTGCTGATACCATTCTTTATGGCACTAGCTGTGACACCCTGCATTCTCGGCTTTGAAGGAACGTTGCTGGTATGTTTGATTAAAAGTTTAATCCAAATGTTTCTAATTAATTTCAGGTGAGTTTTCCAGTAATTTATACCTGCCTTTTGGACCAAAGATTGATGAAACTCGACCAAGTATGTGTCTCTGGCACTAGTCAAGTCCTCTTCAGGAAGTAGTAGTTAGTCGTATCCATTAGTTCATAGAATAGTGGGGTTTCATCAACTATAATGAAGTTTGCTATATTTGATGCAAAATGTGGGACTCACATGAGCATAAATTTTTCCTCTTGACAGCGTTTTTGTGTCAGGTATTAGGTTTAGAAGGACCAGTACTCTTGGAATGTGCATAATCCTCGACAGAAACATGAAAATAAATTGTTATAAGAGGGGGCCAAAAAACTAAAGGAAAAAGGGGGTGTGATGATTTTCTTGAAATTTTCGTACTTGTTCACTTGTGATTTTGCAAGCTTTCATGTGATAACATTGTCTTAGACTTACTTAAGCTACACGATACcagttaacaaaaaaaaaatggttaCTGATAATCTTCCCTAACTTGGTTTGCTTAAATTGTTTTCAAAATCATGCTTAAGGATAAAATGCTCATATTGTGAGCATGCTTTGAATGTTTGTATTCTAGCATCATGAATACTGTTTGCTTCTCCAGGCAGGAAGGGATCTTAAATATCTTAGCTTATCAATGGGCGGATGCTTTTCTTTGGGTGCTGTGGTGCTCTTGGTAGAGATTTATTTCTTTGTTTCCTATTTTCTATTCTGAAACCTTTTGGATTTCTTAAGAACTAAAAATGGTATCCCCTTTCTGTTTTCACCAGATTGTGAGCAGCAGAGGTTACGGATTGCTGGGATGCTGGTGTACCCTTCTAGGCTTCCAATGGGTAAGATTAGCACCCTCAGGAATCATGCATGCAAAATTTCAAGCTTTGCTTATTTGAAGAGTGTTTTTCTTTTTcgtcttttcatttttttctttttccctttttcAGGCTCGATTTTTCCTTACTCTCCAACGCCTTCTTTCCCCCAATGGCATACTTTTCTCTGAAGATCCAGGCCAATTTGAATTACAGAAGTTAAAAGCTGCATAGTTTCGGAATCCAAACATTTCCAAAGCTCCAATTGTATACCACGAAATTTAAGGTATTCACAAGCCTCGAATGTCATGCTTTTATGCAATCGATTAAATCATCACAAGATCAGCATTTGCTTGTGCCGTAGCTGTTGGAGGTCAAGTGCCATCATTGTTCAATGCCGAAATGAAGCTAACTGTGCCCTACCTCATGCTGTAAACATTGTTTTCTTCAGAGCAAATAGTACATCCTAGATCAAGAGACAATATTTGAAAAGCTTTCCCACATTAAGTGGAGGAAAACAGTAAATAGCTAAAGTATTGTTCGTTACGCCATGCTttcgattaaaaaaaaaaaaaaacctttttcatTAAATAGATGTTTGAGGATATATGGAATGCATGTACTCATGCTTCAAAGCTATGATCATTGAGTTTTTCATTCTCTCTCTGCCTTCAAACTGAATTTGGTATAGAAGGTATCAATATATAGATATTAAAGCTGAAGCGTGCACATAAATTTACAAATGAATGTCACCTATTTAAgtaattaacttaaaaatataCGATTTGTCAGCCAATTGTCATTATCTTCTATTGATTTATATAACTCAATCTCTAGCTTTTGATTTATATAACTCGAtctctaatttttttattaagtcTGGTCCATTTTCTCAACATATATTAAAACTTACCCTAGTTGAATGCTTCACGTACAAACTTTAAGTTTCAGATATTTATGTCTGGGCAAAGGGGTGTGTTGCTTTTGCAGAAGTACCATCAATGAACTTGAACATCTTCTAGCAGCAAGAGAAGTGTTGTCTTCCAAGAACGCACTCAATCCATTGTTTCTTCATTCCTTCTATACAAAAGAAACAAGATTCTCAAACTATTTCGTCAACCAAATTTTGcttgaattaaattattgagattttttttcttttcacattCAATTGTATATCCTGACAGATAGTAAGCAATGCATCATGAAAAGCAAGGAATATGATTCTTGCTAAAGTCTTACTGATCACACAATCTCCAGAAGAATTTCTCCATATATACAACGAGGGCATTCATCTCCAATCCATGTTATCAAAAGATCTATTTCCAATTCTTAGCATTTCAATTCTTCAGGGGTAAAATTCAAACCTGACAAGAATTCCAAAAACTAGAGATTGACAAGTAACAGTGGTACCATATAAAGCGGGTGTCCTCTCCCTCCTTCAGAGTGAATTGTCCCCAGTTTGTCAATAAGAGCATATCTAGCACCGCTTGTTCCAAAGTCCATTCCTAGATAAAACCGCTCTCCAGGTTGAAGACCAGCTTCTTGGGTATCTTTCTTGCTTGCAAAAGCCACTATTACTCGTGGGTTTGGTTTTCTTGTGGCGTTGCGTAGCTCAGTGTTTGAACAGACATCCTCAGACTGTAATACCCTGAAATGGCTAGTTTGCATACCAGAAAATGCTTGGGTTTTAGTGCAAATAGGCAAATAGGCTGTAGCCCATATTGTGAAAATGGCCCATCAAATTCAAACCATCTTATGGTCTCGTCTCATTTCCAAAATCTTGCTTGCACATTGACCAAATATTACAGAAAATTTGCTTCTGCCCATGAAAATTTGCATATCTCCTGAATTTGGAACCATCTATATATCATTTATCTCTTAGCAATGCTTACTTTTCGATGTAcccaaaaggagaaaaaaaaaaaaactcacacaTTTATGATCATTGGCCCTATTTTAGGGATTCCAGTGGTAAATCTGGAGCGTCTTGTTTCTTTACACGTACAATTTTGTGATTCATATTTTTCTGTATTAAATGGATGAATTCTCCTTGAACCCATGTTATGCTGAGCTCAAGTCTACCGAGCTAACGTGGTACCGAGCTCCAACTTGACTGAGCTAGTGACATTAGGGACAAAGCTACACTAGTGCCAAGGGAGGCATTGAGCCCCTctgaaattttcaaaaaaaaaaaggactcaTTTGTAATTTGCAACTTGTATTGGAATTGAACACATGTTGCGGAGTCAAGGACACAACCTCAGCACACTTTTAACTAAAGGGAggtgttttttttttatacaagaatatatatatatatataaaaagtttATTCAAAGAGATGATTAACAAGTGGTGCCAAATAGTAGTATTACAGTCATAAAATGCACTTTAGAAGTCATTGAAAAGCATAATAGCTTCATCAAGCTTCATCTATAAGCACTTTATCAGAACTCATTTTTTTAAATGTCCCGTATTTATCTATCGTTAACTCTTCACGTCTATTAGTTGACATATTTATATTCTCTTTTTATGAGAAATACGAGGTTATCTTGATCCTTTCATTGATAAAAAGCTCCCATGAATCATGagatattttacaatttttgagatGTGTTCAACCTACTACCATTTTCAACAATCCTAGCTAGTATTGGAAGCTGAAAATCTATTCTTCAGACTTTGGGACTTCGGTCATAACATAACTTCAGAGTGAATGGACTTGTCTATGGTGTAGGACATTAGcagcaattttttattaatagtaaaatattaaaatgaaagATGACGAAGCACCCTAGTGATCTTAATTTGTGAGATGACAGTAATAAAATGAATTCTATTCAGTATTGTAAACTATTTTAAATTACAATTAAATCTATAATACATTTTATTtagtgattgaattaaatatataTGCGTGTGCACTTATTTTTAAAAAGAATATATTTTTAATTGAGCCTTCTAATTAAAAATTCTGACTCCGTCACCGAGTGACAAGCTTATAGGCGGTCTCCTCAGTGAATCAAGCTGAGTCATTCCTAAAAAAGAATTGTCAATGAATCCGACCCATTTGTGATAGGATTTTGTAGAGATCCATATCATTGATAAtcaaaatttgaatatttaaataATCAAACTTATTAGTTGTTTATAATTGAAATATCCTCACTGATATATAATGCAAGTTAATAAGTTCTAAATTAGAACGAGTCACTtctcattaaaaaaattaaacaatttatcaataattaaattattactaACAAAAATCgtctaaaatattttttaatatttatgatcaTAATATTTTTGAGAAACTCTTATACTTATTAATTAGGCTAATTTTATTgagttaaatatatataaaatattaataatatatagtGTGAAGATGGTCAAATTCTTTTTTCGATTACAGTCAAATTATTCGAAGTTCCCTGATTAAATTATGGGTTAGCTTAATTACATCTCATTGGAAATATCTAAAGGGTCCAATGGGCCTACTAGACAAAATGCCTCGAGTGCACGTGAGCACACAAAGACCTGACAGCTAACAAAGCTTTACCTCGCAATAACAGCTCATAAGTCACTGAGCAAGAGAAGGCAAAAAGAACCCACAGACCCCAACCCAACGATCTCAAAGGACCACCAAAAGGAAAAAAGGTTGCATGTGCCAATCAACCCACATGCTCAATGACAACCTCACAACATCTATTCTTTGCTTGTACTCTTTCATGAAATTCAGATGTACTATGCAAGGGAATTGGTGCAAAAGGAAACGAGTCATTTTAGTAAATTATACATGGCAGATGGAAAATTTAAGCAAAGATTGACAAAAGAAAAAATAAGCAAAacattctttttcttttatttttattttatttttgacatATAGAAATGCTATAATAGGGAGGTTTTGTAGCTACTAGTCGTTGGTGGTTGTTGTTGGTTGGTTGAATAAACCCATCTTTGGGGATTATGTTACTATTAGACCAACAATTACATCTTACcttttaataattcttttttctCCTTTTGGTTCTTGAGCCTTGTTTAGTAATAGCAAGTAGCGTTTAGTATTTTGATTATAGTTAAACTACTATCTCGCTTATTTATACTGTTTGATAGTAtagtatttatattaatatttaaaggaCGAGGGAGCGGTTCATGAAAAATTACCCTCCTAACTTTTAAATCTTATTCGACAATAGTTTTTAACGTAACGTTTAATGTTTTGACTTTTTGACTAGAGTCAAAACATAACCTCTCTTTTTTATACTGTTCGGTGGCATAGCGTTTATACTAATATTTATAGGTTGAAGGAATGGTACATAAAAAGTTACATCTCCtatcttttaaattttgtttgatAATATTAACTATTCTAATAGATATTAGTTATTTTAGTGGCTGTTAGCTGTTTTATTAGCTGTTAGCAGTTAGATATTAGTTTTTAGTAGTTAGTTATTTTTATAGTAATTTAAAGTATAAGTATtcagtaaaaataattattggattagctattaaatgtaaaaataattgTATAATCTTATTAACCCTAGTTAAAACGCTTTCTCAACCTCTAAAAGTTAGGAATGATAGTTTTTCATAAATCACTTCCTCAACTTCTAAAAAATACTATAAACACTATATCACCAAATAGTATAAATAAGATATTAGTATTTTGACCAGTCAAAACACTAAAAGCTATCTTAAAAGTTATTAACGAATAGGACCTCAAAGGTTGAGAGAATATTTTCACTATGATAAATAAGATGATACcactattttttatatttaataattatttttacccAATATTTATGCTTTAAATTACTATATAAACAATTAATCACTAACGGCTAATATGTAACGGCTAATGGCTTGTAAAATAACTGAcaactattaaaataattaacaacTATTAGAACAGCTAATATTGTCGAACAGGGCCTTAGAGGTTGATGGGGCATTTTGACTAGGATCAATAAGATAATATCAATATATTTACATTTAACAGCTAATCTAACATATGTATTTATCGAACATTTCTATTTTAAATTACTATATAAACAATTAACCACTAACATTAATATTTAAAGCTAACCATTAGTAAAACAGCTGGCAGCTACTAAAACAACAAACAGTTATTAAAACAGATAtagtttgaataaaaaattattgtATAAGAAAGAGGcttaagagaaaggaaaaaaaaaaaagaataagaaaaaagaaagaataagaaaaaagaaagaaaaagaagtttgtcACTTCAATCTTTGACAATTTGGTTATTTTGGAAATTACATTTTAGAATTTTGGGATTGGATAgattaatatgatttaattttggaatttgactataaagacaaaagaaaaaaaaaaatccaaattttgatttataataCTCACTCATCAATCAAAAATCTAAGTTGTTATGCTCTTTCAAGATTAATTCTTTAACATTTCCTTGACAAGTTTTAGACCTTCTCTCTACCGTTGGTTTCAAAAATTTCTTTTTTCTCATTAAAGAATCTTAAGGGCTACTAATTTCCAAGGCAATGGTAGCTCATTTCCCTTCTTTCCTTAGTTTTTTACTTGTGATTATGTTATTTTCACTTTAGAATTATGAGAATTTTTCCTTAATAATGTTTTCTATTTGTCTAATGAGTCTCTAATTAATCTCGCACAAATTGTGACGAGTTGTTCGTCTCTAGTTATAACGACGCGGTAATCTAAAATTATATAAGCTAAAGACTACGAGTAATGTCACTTGAAACCACAAAAGTTTCTTTTGAAATAAgtcattttcaagaaaataatttaattaaattgtcacaaaatcatatttaatttttatttcttttaaaatgaaaaattttttaggTTAAAAGGCTTATTTGAAATAAATCGTTTGTaagaaaaaaattcaaataaattctcatacaatcatatatgatttttatttttttttaaatgaatttttgtttaaattagaagaactaaattatttttcattctaaatatgagaattgacaaaaaataaattaactaaattgagttcttgtaaaattatattttacaaaCATAGAGAAAAAGAATTGAATTTTTTCAttctaaacatgagaattaataaaaacaaataaattgaattaaatattttgtaaaattcTATATTCTAAAAAGGAGTTCATGAATAAAAATCAAGCTTGCTTTAACTCTATAAGATGCATTATTTGaacaaatatatattttttaaaattagaatAATATTCGAAACAAGATGAATGTGTAAACTACCTTGTGTAGTATAATATGACTCATAACATAGGAGAAGactaagaatttaaactcttctCCTTTACTAAATCTCCAATGCACTAAAAAAGGCACTTGTTTGCAAGTATGTTTTGCTTCATGGTGCATTTTAACTAAGAACCCATCTAACTATTATTAATTAGGGAAATTCTGACTTAAAACGTAATATATCATGAATTCAAGATACATGTAACTCACGTATTTATATCTTGAGTCTATGATCAACAAATAAGGTATAAGTGTAGACCCCGTAAGCTATAATGAGTTTagttttaatgataataaaactTAATGAAAAATGCATTAACCCTTTGTGCAAAagtatttgaagtgattttataGGTCATGATATGCAAAGACATTGATGGAAGGTCTATTCTATTAACATGGCTGAGATAAAAGGAGATTACTATATTGTATAACACAAAATGAATCAAAGTCTATAAAGAATTAGGATAGAAATTAAGTTCTTAGGTCCATTGTACAAGATTGGAGATATTATACCATTTAAGACataaaatcaaaattatttttagattCAAGAGTTTAAAAAGTATTTTTACATCATTTTTAaggtttttgaatggtcaaaataatttttacaatcttccttcaaaaactcaaaatttcaaaatttaagtcaGATAGTAGCGAAATTAGTTAATTTGTTgcgaaaattagttaactagttttgtTGTCTAAAATTTTCTATCTTACGAAACTAGTTAAccagtgaaaattttagttaactattttcATACTCTGACCTGACACAACTCTGCTGCACGACTTTTAAAGAAGTAACGActagtttttaaaaaattaaagagcCATTAGACACACTCTCTAGCAGACGTTTTTAGCAATGGAAAGTACCtataaaaggcatcatttactaCAATTTTACCTAATGAAAGTGTTCCTATTCATTGAGAAGCCTGtggaaggttttcaagcaccttgtgaagcttgtggtctTTTGTGGGAAGCAAAGACATTGTAAAGGTTCTCAAGCACTTGGAAAGCTTGCGGAGATTGTAAAAGCTTTGAATCTTGCCTGTTGAAAAAGATCAAATAGTGGAGTGACTCTCAAAGTAGGACCTTGagaagagtggatgtaggctaagagagccgaaccactataaaccttgtgtttgattcttttcttaccttaaatctttaattttcagcactttatttatctaattatatattgaatgtgttgagaatttgtttTATTGAGTTAATACTGAGCTTGAACAATTAAACTTGCAAATTTTGATTTATACGTGAAAAGATACACTTGATATTAAGTGATTATTTTGTGTATGAGCTGCTATTTGTGCATAACTTGTTTGATCACTTAAATTACATCTTAAAAATAGAGTTATACACATACATAGAAGTGCAAagccataatttttcattaagtctTGAGCAAGGACTAAAAAATTGCCTAAAGTATCCAATTTACCCCTCTCTTGGTCACtttctttgggacaacaaattagtatcagagcttgtctatCTTGCTTGAGGTTTAAACACCTTAGAGAGATCCTACAATGGCTGGCACATCTAACATAGCTAGTATCCCTGCACCTTTAGCTAAAGGACACTCTATCACTAGACCACCTTTGTTTAATGGTTCTAATTATTCTTTCTGAAAAGTTAGGATGAGAAACTTTATTCAATCTGTTGATATTGAAGCATGGAAAAAAATTGTTAAAGGTCCTAAAATTCCATTAGAATTGCATGCTGATGATTATAGAGAAAAACTAGAAGATGAATATAATGAACTTGATTGGAAGAAAGTTTCTTCAAATGCTAAAGCTTtaaacattcttcattgtgcacTTGATGCAACTGAGTGTAATGGTATTTCAGGTTGTACATCTTCAAAAGAAGTGTGGGATAAActtgaagtcacatatgaagggacTAATCAAGTGAAGGAATCAAAAGCCAATAGGCTTGTTCGAGAATATGaactatttgagatgaaacctggagAAACCATTTCAGAAATGAGCACAAGATTTACTGATCTGGTGAATGTTCTCAAACCTCTTGAAAAAGAATTCACTGAAGAAGAATTAGTCAAGAAAGTCTTAGGTCACTACCTAAATCATGGGAAATAAAAGTGACAGTGATCTTTGACACCAAAGACTTCTCCAAATTCACttatgatgagctaattggttctTTTATTGCTCATGAAATGCTTTATGACAAGAGCAAGAGTAGTGtagatgatgaaaagaaaaagagaggaatTGCCTTGAAGTTAAGCCAAGAGGATGAATTAAAGAAAACTACAGCTTTTAAGGCTGCCTCAAGTGACAGCTCCAATAGTTCAAGTGATGAAGATGATCTTGCCATGATTACAAGAAGATTCAAGAAAGCATTCAAAAAGGGAGGTTCGAAATACAAGAAATTCCTAAAGAAATATTCTCTCAAAGGTGAAACAAGCAAGGATCAAAGTGAGATTAAATGCTTTGAATGCAATAAACCTGGCCACATCAAGCCAAATTGTCCTAAACTGAAAAAGAAGAATTCAAAGGACAAGAGCAAGAAAGCTCTGATTGCTGGCTGGATGGACAGTGATGACTCCTCAAGTGATAACTCTAGTGACAAGGAGGTTGCACACATTTGTCTCATGGCTCTAGAAGAGGATAAATCAGAAAGCTCCCAACGAAGAGAAATCAACACTGAGGCAAATAATTCTGACTCTCTTAGTATTGAAGATTATGAAGATGCATTTGCCAAATTGTATGAAGAATACAAAGTTTATAAGAAAAAATGTTCTGTTTTAAACAAAGAAATTGCTTCCTTAAGATCTGAAAATAATTATATGAGTATTATTGTGCAAGAAAATAagttttataaaaatcaaatgctcTTGTTTGATGAGTTGAATAAGGAGTTAGAAGATTCAAAAACTGCTTGTGAAaaactcattgagaaaaatagGATTCTAGAAACCAAGGTGgaatctttgacaaatgatttagcTAAATTTACCAATGGCACACAAATTCTTGATACTTTACTTGGTTCTCAAAGATTGTCAAATCAAAAATCTGATCTTGGTTATGATGGATTCATGCACtatggaaaatacaaaaatttctttGTGAAAGCTTGCTCTTATTCATTTCCAAATGTTATTTGCTTCTATTGTAACCAAAATGGTCAtatatgtcgacaccatattttggccgatccccgaaatcaatagactttgaaatcgatctccagcaccaagtctccatgtcattcaattcattaccgatctctcttcataggaatcaaaccaacaccaagtcttcattatcgatctctcaaaccaattatcgaGTCGCCTTGCCAGCCGATCACATTTCTGATCTCCCGTCAAACGAAATCCAACCTACATTAAgtcttcgtgccatccagtcttattttcgacctccattttataaatattgtggataatCGTTAGATAAAGTCCAATCTCTGTTgtggataatcatttaataaagttaaggtttcaatccagCTTAATGGTgctttcgatcttaagtgttcaaatcaggtttccaattttaataatcttaagttccgcttggtgtttgttctcggtttaggccgatctcatgcttacaatgtttttttgatctctcatacatagattaataatcgctttcaagtttggcgttctaatatgttcagacaatcaggcgcttatacaacttagatacttttcgatctcatcaagtcattgaacaaaagaaagaacttcatttcatttcaaagtaaaaaaatacaagtcatttggctggaggatcacccccagcctgttctacatttcgctcaccctctctatctccttcggcctcctcttcgctctcctcttcgtcttagggagccaggtccaccatccaggaaaagtcctcctcgggataacgcttcttgagctcggccaaaaggtccctgtggccgttcacataagcaccggcctccctcgtcactacctcttcttctttcactctaagttcttcagtgaggtgagcgacatcagcagctcggagcgctcgagcttcttcaagagcatgagcctgctaggccaatttatcctcatagaatttcatccgcccctcaatttcagctatatattcccgggcggatgaaagttgggctcgggcggaagcctcttcctgacccaccttctggatctcctgcctcaaatgatgagccttttccctgatgatatgctggttcactaagctcttcacgctcaagctcatcgtctgggccAGGAGATCGTCGATGTTGCCCTGGGTTAGCCGGTGCCAATCCTCCTGGAGACAGATGGAAGCTCCTAGAACCTTTGCTAAGCCCGGATTCTCCCGTAcagatcggttcttctccagggagtgaatCAGGACCTGAgtgccgcgggaaagggtcctcgaagtaggttgggaaggacccccttccacactcgaagcaactggtggaggtggtggcagctcttcttgtcgaggaggagacTGAACCACTTCTACTTCAGGAATCGGTGGTCCCCAGGGTTGGGACAAGCCTCCCTGCATCTCTCCTGGGTCGTGCCTTGGTGTTTATGAGGCCTCGGCACGCTTCATCTGTCGCACTTtcttggagacctccctcttacgctttcggttctctttggaagcctcgctgctcgccatacctgcacaaagaaaagtcagtgagttcgctaaggcccagagatcagagatatagaaagtaccgaggctgaggtcagagagctgaagcccgcgttcttcaccggtaaccagccgcatcatctaatgatgcagttcggccatcaccgcatctaaacaggagaacttctgattgGCTGCCTGATCCTTTAACTCCATTACCATGGCGCCCTCTTCCCTACTCAGGACGATGTGCTTCGGGAGTGATGGGCCCAAATGCAGctagctacgtgggaaaccctcaaaactgttcggaatcttgctcctcagaataaagaagcgatttttccaattctttagtgaggagggcagatcggtaaagagctcacaatgtggtttcgcctgaaagaaccagtactcatcgtcctttcga
This Hevea brasiliensis isolate MT/VB/25A 57/8 unplaced genomic scaffold, ASM3005281v1 Scaf1, whole genome shotgun sequence DNA region includes the following protein-coding sequences:
- the LOC131176299 gene encoding uncharacterized protein LOC131176299 — translated: MRNFIQSVDIEAWKKIVKGPKIPLELHADDYREKLEDEYNELDWKKVSSNAKALNILHCALDATECNGISGCTSSKEVWDKLEVTYEGTNQVKESKANRLVREYELFEMKPGETISEMSTRFTDLVNVLKPLEKEFTEEELVKKVLDFSKFTYDELIGSFIAHEMLYDKSKSSVDDEKKKRGIALKLSQEDELKKTTAFKAASSDSSNSSSDEDDLAMITRRFKKAFKKGGSKYKKFLKKYSLKGETSKDQSEIKCFECNKPGHIKPNCPKLKKKNSKDKSKKALIAGWMDSDDSSSDNSSDKEVAHICLMALEEDKSESSQRREINTEANNSDSLSIEDYEDAFAKLYEEYKVYKKKCSVLNKEIASLRSENNYMSIIVQENKFYKNQMLLFDELNKELEDSKTACEKLIEKNRILETKVESLTNDLAKFTNGTQILDTLLGSQRLSNQKSDLGYDGFMHYGKYKNFFVKACSYSFPNVICFYCPSTTGDCLKWGVDRDQGHPTPKPTGPKDRIFHQKILSEEANTRLVDSLQKLDTENQKLQERIRQLEDQQHILRREVKRLRKEAMAEKTEFEEQETRWEKEKISLQATIKEVEVRNSELQEKVECQETFMGQFHSWLSDATLSFV